The following proteins are co-located in the Drosophila gunungcola strain Sukarami unplaced genomic scaffold, Dgunungcola_SK_2 000140F, whole genome shotgun sequence genome:
- the LOC128265622 gene encoding probable insulin-like peptide 6 isoform X1, producing the protein MGELSVRFRRNVSLLQATKIVSTGVLHIVFNCGLAKMIPVVPTSRILLVLATIIAVLVLISSWVPQVASSPIAPADYQQRRVMCSTNLSEFIQNLCESGTMSYGDRYPNSFGKRRKRDVQYVADQCCKPGGCTYTELLNYCKE; encoded by the exons ATGGGGGAGTTATCAGTCCGATTCCGAAGAAATGTGTCCTTATTACAAGCCACCAAAATAGTTTCGACGGGAGTATTGCATATTGTATTCAATTGTGGTTTAGCAAAG ATGATTCCCGTAGTGCCAACGTCCAGAATCCTGCTAGTCCTGGCAACCATAATCGCCGTGCTAGTGCTGATCAGCAGTTGGGTGCCCCAGGTGGCAAGTAGTCCGATCGCACCGGCGGACTATCAACAAAGACGAGTGATGTGCTCCACCAATCTCAGTGAATTCATACAGAACCTATGCGAATCTGGAACGATGTCCTACGGCGATCGTTATC CCAACAGTTTTGGGAAACGCAGGAAGCGAGATGTGCAGTATGTCGCCGATCAGTGCTGCAAACCGGGGGGATGCACCTACACGGAGCTATTAAACTACTGCAAAGAATGA
- the LOC128265622 gene encoding probable insulin-like peptide 6 isoform X2: MIPVVPTSRILLVLATIIAVLVLISSWVPQVASSPIAPADYQQRRVMCSTNLSEFIQNLCESGTMSYGDRYPNSFGKRRKRDVQYVADQCCKPGGCTYTELLNYCKE; this comes from the exons ATGATTCCCGTAGTGCCAACGTCCAGAATCCTGCTAGTCCTGGCAACCATAATCGCCGTGCTAGTGCTGATCAGCAGTTGGGTGCCCCAGGTGGCAAGTAGTCCGATCGCACCGGCGGACTATCAACAAAGACGAGTGATGTGCTCCACCAATCTCAGTGAATTCATACAGAACCTATGCGAATCTGGAACGATGTCCTACGGCGATCGTTATC CCAACAGTTTTGGGAAACGCAGGAAGCGAGATGTGCAGTATGTCGCCGATCAGTGCTGCAAACCGGGGGGATGCACCTACACGGAGCTATTAAACTACTGCAAAGAATGA